The proteins below come from a single Candidatus Planktophila dulcis genomic window:
- a CDS encoding single-stranded DNA-binding protein — translation MAVTKKVAKGKLELEEEIDYSLNDLLLRGRVSAPATTKELPSGDKVVEFRLIVTRTEREGVDTLDIAAWSAKMRKIALSLEGDEWVEISGSIHRRFWQSPGGVASRWQIEAAEILRL, via the coding sequence ATGGCTGTTACAAAGAAAGTTGCAAAGGGCAAGCTTGAGTTAGAGGAAGAGATTGATTACTCACTCAATGATTTATTGCTTAGGGGCAGAGTTTCAGCCCCGGCAACAACGAAGGAGTTACCCAGCGGAGATAAAGTTGTTGAATTTCGTTTGATCGTCACACGAACTGAGCGAGAAGGAGTGGACACTCTCGATATCGCTGCCTGGAGCGCGAAGATGAGAAAGATTGCCTTGAGTCTTGAAGGCGATGAATGGGTGGAGATTTCAGGCTCAATTCATCGACGTTTCTGGCAGAGCCCTGGGGGAGTTGCAAGCAGGTGGCAGATTGAGGCTGCTGAGATTCTCCGCCTCTAG
- a CDS encoding TlyA family RNA methyltransferase produces the protein MKTRLDAELVRRELARSREHAADLIESRSVLVSGIPATKPATQVDAETSITIQGDRDDFVSRGGHKLAGALDAFVGVAVEAKTCLDAGASTGGFTDVLLRRGASLVVAVDVGYGQLAWELRQDPRVKILDRTNIRHLTGEQVGEDIDLVVADLSFISLSLVLPALAAVSKPDADFVLMVKPQFEVGREKLGAGGVVRDPALRRAAVLDVAESAYDVGLGTMGIAASPLPGPAGNVEYFLWLRRGAPAINESELDTAIAMGPA, from the coding sequence ATGAAGACACGTCTGGATGCTGAACTCGTACGCCGTGAACTCGCGCGTTCGCGTGAGCATGCAGCAGATCTGATTGAGTCTCGTTCTGTTCTTGTCAGTGGAATCCCTGCAACAAAGCCAGCGACGCAGGTTGATGCAGAAACGTCGATCACCATTCAAGGAGATCGCGATGACTTCGTCTCTCGAGGAGGACATAAGTTAGCGGGAGCCCTCGATGCCTTCGTAGGCGTTGCAGTAGAGGCAAAGACATGTCTTGATGCAGGTGCATCTACTGGAGGATTTACCGATGTTTTATTGCGCCGCGGTGCATCACTGGTTGTTGCAGTCGATGTGGGTTATGGCCAATTGGCTTGGGAGCTTCGGCAAGATCCCCGCGTGAAGATTCTCGATCGCACCAATATTCGCCACCTGACAGGTGAACAAGTGGGTGAAGATATCGATCTTGTCGTTGCAGATCTCTCATTTATCTCACTCTCACTTGTTCTTCCAGCACTTGCTGCGGTCTCAAAGCCCGATGCTGATTTTGTCTTGATGGTCAAACCGCAATTTGAAGTGGGACGTGAGAAGTTAGGCGCTGGGGGAGTTGTTCGCGATCCAGCACTTCGTCGCGCAGCAGTTCTCGATGTTGCAGAGTCAGCTTATGACGTGGGTCTTGGCACGATGGGTATTGCTGCAAGCCCACTACCGGGGCCTGCAGGAAATGTTGAATACTTCTTATGGCTTCGACGTGGAGCACCTGCTATTAATGAAAGTGAACTCGATACTGCGATTGCGATGGGACCTGCATAA
- a CDS encoding NAD kinase, with amino-acid sequence MTIRSAALVISPSRAEAIAAAKELAPLLYSAGFSLYTISDVSIEGIKKVAPADLPDIEIAVVLGGDGTILRAAEITLKRNVPLLGINMGHVGFMAEVNRPTIAAIAESIIAKSYVSEDRMILRFAVERAGEEIGTGWALNEVTVERDGTTMVELFVEIDNRPLSHWGCDGLICSTPTGSTAYAFSAGGPVLWPEVDALVLLPISAHALFSRPMVVSPKSEIVVTIESSDALLSADALRKIPLHAGDRVFITRDDQTIKLSHVSKTLFTDRLVAKFKLPVEGWRGE; translated from the coding sequence ATGACTATTCGTAGCGCAGCACTTGTTATCAGTCCATCACGAGCAGAAGCGATTGCGGCTGCAAAAGAGCTTGCACCACTTCTCTACTCAGCAGGTTTCTCCCTCTACACAATCTCAGATGTTTCGATCGAAGGCATCAAGAAGGTTGCGCCAGCTGATTTACCGGACATTGAAATCGCAGTTGTTCTAGGTGGCGATGGCACGATCTTGCGAGCTGCTGAGATTACGTTAAAGCGCAATGTCCCACTTCTTGGAATCAATATGGGCCATGTGGGATTTATGGCAGAGGTCAATCGCCCAACTATTGCGGCCATTGCTGAGAGCATCATTGCAAAGAGTTACGTCTCGGAAGATCGCATGATTCTGCGCTTTGCAGTTGAGCGCGCAGGAGAAGAGATTGGTACTGGTTGGGCGCTCAATGAAGTCACCGTTGAACGCGATGGCACAACGATGGTTGAGCTCTTCGTTGAAATTGATAACAGACCACTCTCTCACTGGGGCTGTGACGGCCTTATCTGTTCAACTCCCACAGGTTCTACCGCCTATGCATTCAGCGCAGGAGGCCCAGTTCTTTGGCCTGAAGTAGATGCTCTCGTTCTCCTTCCCATCTCAGCCCATGCACTCTTTTCCCGTCCTATGGTGGTCTCTCCTAAATCCGAAATCGTTGTCACGATTGAATCATCGGATGCTCTCTTATCAGCTGATGCTCTGCGAAAGATTCCACTGCATGCAGGTGATCGTGTATTTATCACTCGCGATGATCAGACAATCAAACTCTCGCATGTCTCAAAGACTCTCTTCACAGATAGATTGGTAGCAAAGTTCAAACTTCCCGTTGAAGGTTGGCGCGGTGAGTGA
- the recN gene encoding DNA repair protein RecN: MSERSYLEEISIRNLGIIEQSELELGRGLNVLTGETGAGKTMILTALSLVLGGKSDSSLVRHGSERLVATAQFSVTSDSKEQLDEIGAEVDGSSLIVTRTVNSDGKSKASCGGVTVPAGTLADVTEPLIEIHGQSANSQIVKPARQRELLDRFGGSSISTTLKSYQDIYGQYLELKDRIKAMKASANKRDGEIAELEEFLAAWAKLKAVRNEASTVEDDIKRLSSVEDLRIASSGALGALDSEESGALTLLHSARRFLDAAKGKDSRLEEIAERVAESLFILDDASSDLASYATGLEADPEKLDHLQSRKAELVLFIKRWGGAGSADDELVSLAAKAKSGKESIADLRGGDERIAELEKELAQVKMLLLGAAQSLSAARFSAATSLSTSVTTEIQALAMPHTKFFVEVTSPDYASALKESDFTQLGCDEIAMQIQGQMDGPKIGLGKGASGGEMSRIMLGLEVVIAKSHPVGTYIFDEVDAGVGGKAAIEVGKRLHALAQNAQVIVVTHLPQVAAWADTHFVVKKSSDGSVVQSGVAKLGQSERVEEIARMLAGLEESSSAREHAAELLAMRG; this comes from the coding sequence GTGAGTGAACGTTCTTATCTAGAAGAGATCTCCATACGAAATCTCGGAATCATTGAGCAATCAGAGCTTGAGTTGGGCCGTGGCCTTAATGTCTTGACCGGTGAAACCGGTGCTGGAAAGACGATGATTCTTACAGCATTAAGCCTTGTCCTTGGTGGCAAGAGCGATAGTTCACTTGTTAGACATGGCTCTGAACGTCTTGTTGCAACTGCACAATTTTCAGTGACTTCTGATTCCAAAGAACAATTGGATGAGATCGGTGCAGAAGTTGATGGTTCATCGCTCATCGTCACTCGCACAGTCAATAGCGATGGAAAGAGCAAAGCATCATGCGGGGGAGTCACAGTTCCTGCTGGAACACTCGCTGATGTCACAGAACCGCTGATTGAAATTCATGGTCAGTCTGCGAACTCACAAATTGTGAAACCTGCTCGCCAGCGAGAATTGCTCGATCGCTTTGGTGGTTCCTCCATTTCAACAACATTGAAGTCATATCAAGATATCTATGGTCAATACTTAGAACTCAAAGATCGCATCAAAGCGATGAAGGCATCTGCCAATAAGCGAGATGGCGAGATTGCAGAGTTGGAAGAGTTTCTCGCAGCTTGGGCAAAGCTCAAGGCTGTTCGCAATGAGGCATCGACCGTTGAAGATGACATAAAGCGACTTTCCAGCGTTGAAGATCTTCGTATTGCATCCAGTGGAGCACTCGGTGCACTTGATTCGGAGGAATCAGGTGCGCTCACACTTCTTCACTCGGCCCGTCGCTTCTTAGATGCTGCAAAGGGTAAGGATTCACGCCTTGAGGAGATTGCAGAGCGTGTGGCCGAATCTCTCTTTATTCTCGATGATGCATCCTCTGATTTAGCATCCTATGCAACAGGGTTAGAGGCAGATCCTGAAAAGCTCGATCATCTGCAAAGTCGCAAGGCTGAACTTGTTCTCTTCATTAAGCGATGGGGTGGTGCTGGCTCTGCCGATGATGAATTGGTATCACTTGCCGCAAAAGCTAAGAGTGGAAAAGAATCAATCGCCGATCTTAGAGGTGGCGATGAACGTATTGCAGAGCTTGAAAAAGAACTAGCTCAGGTGAAGATGTTATTGCTTGGTGCGGCGCAGAGTTTGAGCGCTGCGCGTTTCAGTGCTGCTACATCACTTTCCACATCTGTGACTACAGAGATTCAAGCACTTGCTATGCCACACACGAAGTTCTTCGTTGAAGTAACTTCGCCAGATTACGCATCTGCGCTTAAAGAGAGTGACTTCACCCAGCTAGGTTGTGATGAGATAGCGATGCAGATTCAAGGGCAGATGGATGGACCAAAGATTGGACTTGGTAAGGGTGCAAGCGGTGGCGAGATGTCGCGCATCATGTTGGGCCTTGAAGTAGTGATCGCAAAATCACATCCTGTTGGAACATATATCTTTGATGAAGTCGATGCTGGTGTGGGCGGCAAGGCTGCTATTGAAGTGGGCAAGCGTCTGCATGCTCTGGCACAAAACGCACAGGTCATTGTCGTGACCCACCTGCCTCAAGTTGCTGCGTGGGCGGATACGCATTTTGTTGTGAAGAAGAGCAGTGATGGTTCGGTTGTGCAGTCGGGAGTTGCCAAACTTGGACAATCTGAGCGCGTGGAAGAGATTGCTCGCATGCTTGCAGGGCTTGAGGAGTCATCGAGTGCGCGAGAACACGCGGCCGAGCTTCTAGCGATGCGAGGCTAA
- a CDS encoding CTP synthase translates to MSQAHVTKHIFVTGGVASSLGKGLTASSLGRLLVARGIRVTMQKLDPYLNVDPGTMNPFQHGEVFVTDDGAETDLDIGHYERFLDRNLSGSANVTTGQVYSRVIARERRGEYLGETVQVIPHITNEIKERMLANDSADVDVVITEIGGTVGDIESQPFLEAARQLRQEVGRDNVFYLHISLVPYIGPSGELKTKPTQHSIAALRSIGIAPDAVVLRCDRPIPEGIKKKVSLMCDVDVDAVVAAVDAPSIYDIPKVLFTEGLDSYIVRRLSLGGHEVQWGEWDDLLKKVHSPKHHVKIALVGKYIDLPDAYLSVCEALRAGGFANEAKVQIVWVPSDECDTPEGAKKALGGIDAICVPGGFGIRGIEGKLGALKFARENKIPTLGLCLGLQCMVIEAARNLAGIKDANSAEFLPDSGTHVIATMDDQKEIVAGGGDMGGSMRLGLYRATLTPGSIVAGVYGANEISERHRHRYEVNNQYREQIAAAGLVFSGMFKDRDLVEFVELPREVHPYYVGTQAHPELRSRPTRPHPLFVGLITAALARKGAH, encoded by the coding sequence ATGAGCCAAGCGCATGTGACCAAACATATTTTTGTAACTGGCGGAGTCGCCTCAAGTCTTGGAAAAGGCCTCACAGCATCATCCTTAGGTCGCCTCCTTGTGGCACGCGGTATCCGCGTCACGATGCAAAAGCTTGATCCCTATCTCAATGTAGATCCCGGCACCATGAATCCATTCCAGCATGGTGAAGTGTTTGTTACCGATGATGGCGCTGAGACTGATCTCGATATTGGTCACTACGAACGCTTCCTCGATCGCAATCTTTCAGGATCTGCCAACGTCACCACAGGTCAGGTCTATTCACGTGTTATTGCACGTGAGCGTCGCGGTGAGTACTTAGGTGAGACTGTTCAGGTCATTCCTCACATCACTAATGAGATTAAAGAGCGCATGCTTGCCAATGATTCAGCAGATGTGGATGTTGTCATCACTGAAATCGGTGGAACAGTCGGAGATATTGAATCCCAACCTTTCCTTGAAGCAGCTCGCCAACTTCGCCAAGAGGTAGGTCGCGATAATGTCTTCTACCTTCACATTTCTTTGGTTCCTTATATCGGTCCATCGGGGGAGCTCAAGACAAAGCCCACACAGCACTCCATTGCAGCCCTTCGCAGTATTGGTATTGCACCAGATGCTGTTGTTCTTCGCTGCGATCGCCCGATTCCTGAAGGAATCAAGAAGAAGGTTTCTTTGATGTGTGACGTTGACGTTGATGCAGTCGTTGCAGCAGTTGATGCTCCATCCATCTATGACATCCCCAAAGTACTTTTCACTGAAGGACTTGATTCCTACATCGTCCGTCGCCTTTCATTGGGTGGCCATGAAGTGCAGTGGGGCGAGTGGGATGACCTGCTTAAGAAGGTGCATTCACCTAAGCATCATGTGAAGATCGCACTCGTTGGTAAATACATTGATCTTCCAGATGCATATCTCTCAGTTTGTGAAGCGTTGCGCGCTGGTGGTTTTGCCAATGAAGCAAAGGTTCAGATTGTGTGGGTTCCGAGTGATGAGTGCGATACACCAGAAGGTGCCAAGAAAGCTTTAGGGGGTATCGATGCGATCTGCGTTCCCGGCGGTTTTGGTATTCGCGGCATTGAAGGAAAGCTCGGAGCGTTGAAATTTGCTCGCGAGAACAAGATTCCAACATTGGGTCTTTGTTTAGGGTTGCAGTGCATGGTCATTGAAGCAGCGCGTAATCTTGCAGGTATCAAGGATGCGAACTCTGCTGAATTCCTTCCTGACAGTGGAACACATGTGATCGCAACGATGGATGATCAGAAAGAGATTGTTGCAGGCGGGGGCGATATGGGTGGATCGATGCGCCTTGGTCTTTATAGGGCAACACTGACTCCAGGTTCGATTGTTGCTGGTGTTTATGGAGCCAATGAAATATCAGAACGTCACCGCCATCGCTATGAAGTCAATAATCAATACCGTGAACAGATAGCTGCAGCTGGCCTTGTCTTTTCTGGAATGTTCAAAGATCGCGATCTCGTTGAATTTGTCGAACTTCCTCGCGAAGTTCATCCATATTATGTGGGAACACAAGCTCACCCTGAGCTTCGTTCTCGCCCAACGCGTCCACATCCACTCTTTGTGGGACTTATTACGGCAGCTCTTGCGCGCAAGGGTGCACACTAA